One window of Litorilinea aerophila genomic DNA carries:
- a CDS encoding right-handed parallel beta-helix repeat-containing protein, producing the protein MQHKSHHLLALRWLAAVLAMGLALGISLPARADTTVIVKPSNNQGWISTGNSNGGSSAITDVQPRNGTGSLEMTGDRTRFQQTISPTIPLGQVTALSFEYYIPASSVSALHPDYTPALRLHVFDPGADGQPGTGDDLWTELVWEGAYNGVYGNLYRDQWYTGDGVSGTVWRWVTGQGVTLDGGGAQVNLPVPDWADPSNGWYTANAVVFAISVGVGSSAGTGYHAFADTVILGVNGDNTTYNFEAETPCTAVCYVDGANGDDSFGGDTPASAKRTIQAAVDQVDVGGQVIVAAGVYTENVTIGKRLSLIGAGSDADPAGNTVVRKAANAAVFTITGSGNSLAEPLLLQDIRIEPEHVYGINIPSGTVQYLTLDNVQVIGTNETNDTESETGLKVATAASIHYLTVMDSAFDHLTYGWYFAKHGDWGPGGSNVTHVSVSNTSFSYNDAKGIYVEKLSDATFTNCQVINNGVYSAFWNGTWNAGFDINLKGEEIYQNIVFDNVTFMDNGHHVKEGAALMIKARDDGATYGAHPASLDNVQILNSTFQGNERGIRLGEPGANNAGPTNVVIHNNNIISNTQTYTGTDGSPYGGVINLTQSRVDATMNWWGAADGPSGEGSGSGDAVSANVDFCPWLDGAAPGGAPASASGGFATTSSDGHTSLYCTIEAAMYASTGPNQEVHVQPGQWPAETMNRDYTDSPGLLVRATGSMTDTVIHGLSLGGASFDGLTFQNFTFTGDHPDAYGNYHVAIDSSGVYTDLAFIDNTFDGQDAVDIAAFFTNQGWNGLRFQGNTFRNYHQSLARPDGSYIINYSLIFAEAQGTTPGDQLVLVDNRFEEVHHLNAAEAYRWRRVAMENNQVTGIHGRLLIWSDGATDIISATVQNNSLNVMTGTVDYQTTGIGVYYLDAPVTISGNTVQGASTCLTASGIEALTVTGNQFSSCATRGLLFSDSGSVVTPAQALIQGNTFADGPLGVENQAESFELNVCENTFTNIAQRELSNPGPFARCTSDVVVTKVVDWSGLPADPTASFELCISGPGYNDCQVNVAPSQTITWTDLWPGTYVITETAAAGYSVAMSCDNGASGTSLSLSLVRDQDVTCQVTNTALPASLTITKTVVGPAPDSPWTFTGSLGNFTLPAAGGAQTFSGLAAGSYVITETTKPGYQTSVLCDNGVQGTASVAVTLALGEHVACEFVNTAILPVVTITKTVVGPAPDSPWAFTGNLGDFTLPAAGGSQTFANLQPGSYIVQETSQPGYTTHVTCDDGTQGNNNVILDLALDEHVRCEFVNTAILPTVTVVKRVEGLPPATAWAFSGDLGSFTLPATGGSQSFTGLQPGTYTIQEASQPGYTTHVTCDDGSQGNDSVTLNLALAENVTCEFVNSAIPPTITITKTVVGPAPDSPWTFTGSLGNFTLPAAGGSQTFSGLAAGSYVITETTKPGYQTSVLCDNGVQGTASVAVTLALGEHVACEFVNTAILPVVTITKTVVGPAPDSPWAFTGNLGDFTLPAAGGSQTFANLQPGSYIVQETSQPGYTTHVTCDDGTQGNNNVILDLALDEHVRCEFVNTAILPTVTVVKRVEGLPPATAWAFSGDLGSFTLPATGGSQSFTGLQPGTYTIQEASQPGYTTHVTCDDGSQGNDSVTLNLALAENVTCEFVNSAIPPTITITKTVVGPAPDSPWTFTGSLGNFTLPAAGGAQTFTGLQPGSYTITETVKSGYHAAVSCDNGATGDHAVQLELAPGDQVACTFVNTAGTATVVITKTVVGPAPDSPWTFTGSLGDFTLPAAGGSQTFTGLQPGTYTIRETGQPGYGPSVQCDNGAGGADSITVSLKPGQVIGCEFTNSAQKGTLVVTKLVEGEAPESPWQFTGDLGNFTLPATGGTRVFAGLEPGSYQVQEAAAPGFTGSVVCDNGTSGDTSVTVQLSPGASVACTFVNRRQPAAIELQATVGVDPNTCGEERAITVPAGTTVYYCYTVTNRGASTLTTHDLEDSQLGTLFTALAYELGPGESISTVDLGQRYSTTVQSTVASLATWSAYSDPNLQVHAVAQTLVNVGQPAIDVVKTVGTDPGRCSEQSTLVVAPDSEVYFCVTVVNTGNVTFTHVTLEDPLLGVTVTIPEQLAPGATATFTRTQIAALGPVTVTANMTNTVTVKVANGEVQGANLTAQPVPGLFHATDQATAVVLVDLALQEEEQVVDTNRIYLPLIER; encoded by the coding sequence ATGCAGCATAAATCGCACCACCTTCTGGCTTTACGTTGGCTTGCAGCGGTGTTGGCCATGGGCCTGGCCCTTGGCATCAGCCTCCCTGCCCGCGCCGACACCACCGTAATCGTCAAACCATCCAATAATCAGGGCTGGATTTCGACGGGCAACAGCAACGGCGGATCCAGTGCCATCACCGACGTCCAGCCTCGCAACGGCACTGGCTCCCTGGAAATGACCGGTGACCGCACCCGCTTCCAACAGACCATCAGCCCAACCATTCCCCTGGGCCAGGTCACCGCACTCTCCTTCGAATACTACATCCCTGCTTCCAGCGTCTCTGCCCTACACCCGGACTATACGCCGGCTCTGCGCCTCCACGTCTTCGACCCCGGCGCCGACGGCCAGCCGGGAACAGGCGACGACCTCTGGACCGAGCTGGTCTGGGAAGGCGCGTATAACGGCGTCTACGGCAATCTGTACCGGGACCAGTGGTACACAGGCGACGGCGTCAGCGGCACCGTCTGGCGCTGGGTCACCGGCCAGGGGGTGACCTTGGACGGCGGCGGCGCCCAGGTGAACCTGCCCGTGCCTGACTGGGCCGACCCGTCCAATGGCTGGTACACCGCCAACGCGGTGGTCTTCGCCATCAGCGTGGGCGTGGGATCCAGCGCAGGCACCGGCTACCACGCCTTTGCGGACACGGTAATCCTGGGTGTGAATGGCGACAACACCACCTACAACTTCGAGGCGGAAACTCCTTGCACCGCCGTCTGCTATGTGGATGGCGCCAATGGCGACGATTCCTTCGGAGGGGACACGCCCGCCAGTGCCAAGCGAACCATCCAGGCGGCGGTAGATCAGGTGGACGTGGGCGGCCAGGTCATTGTGGCTGCCGGCGTCTACACCGAAAATGTCACCATCGGCAAGCGGCTGAGCCTGATCGGTGCGGGTAGTGATGCCGATCCGGCCGGCAACACCGTGGTGCGCAAGGCCGCCAACGCCGCGGTCTTCACCATCACCGGCTCGGGCAACTCCCTCGCCGAACCCCTGCTGCTCCAAGACATCCGCATCGAGCCGGAGCACGTCTACGGCATCAACATCCCCAGCGGCACCGTCCAGTACCTCACCCTGGACAACGTCCAGGTGATTGGTACCAACGAAACCAACGACACCGAAAGCGAAACCGGCCTCAAGGTTGCGACTGCGGCCAGCATCCACTACCTCACCGTGATGGACTCGGCCTTCGATCACCTGACCTACGGCTGGTACTTCGCCAAGCATGGCGATTGGGGACCTGGGGGCAGCAATGTCACCCATGTGTCGGTGAGCAACACCAGCTTTTCCTACAACGACGCCAAGGGCATCTACGTGGAGAAGCTCTCCGATGCCACCTTCACCAACTGCCAGGTGATTAACAACGGCGTCTATTCGGCCTTCTGGAACGGCACATGGAATGCCGGCTTCGACATCAACCTGAAGGGCGAAGAGATCTATCAGAATATCGTCTTCGACAATGTCACCTTTATGGACAACGGCCACCACGTTAAGGAAGGGGCCGCGCTCATGATCAAGGCCCGGGACGACGGCGCCACCTACGGTGCGCACCCGGCCAGCCTGGACAATGTCCAGATTCTCAACAGCACCTTCCAGGGCAACGAGCGGGGCATTCGGCTGGGTGAACCTGGCGCCAACAACGCCGGCCCCACCAACGTGGTTATTCACAACAATAACATCATCAGCAACACCCAAACCTACACCGGCACCGACGGCTCGCCCTACGGCGGGGTCATTAACCTGACCCAAAGCCGGGTAGACGCCACCATGAACTGGTGGGGCGCGGCGGACGGCCCCAGCGGCGAAGGTAGCGGTAGCGGCGATGCGGTCTCGGCCAACGTGGACTTCTGCCCCTGGCTGGATGGGGCGGCACCCGGCGGCGCACCGGCCAGCGCCAGCGGCGGCTTCGCCACCACCAGCAGCGACGGCCACACCAGCCTGTATTGCACCATCGAAGCGGCCATGTACGCCTCCACCGGCCCCAATCAGGAGGTGCATGTCCAACCGGGCCAGTGGCCGGCCGAAACCATGAACCGAGACTACACCGATTCGCCTGGCCTGCTGGTGCGGGCCACCGGTTCCATGACCGACACCGTGATCCATGGCCTCTCTCTGGGCGGAGCCAGTTTCGACGGCCTCACCTTCCAGAACTTCACCTTTACCGGCGACCATCCGGACGCCTACGGCAACTACCATGTGGCCATCGACAGCAGCGGTGTCTACACCGATCTGGCCTTCATCGATAATACCTTCGACGGCCAGGATGCCGTGGACATCGCGGCCTTCTTCACGAACCAGGGCTGGAACGGGCTGCGCTTCCAGGGCAATACCTTCCGCAATTACCACCAGAGCCTGGCCCGACCCGATGGCAGCTACATCATCAACTACTCCCTGATCTTTGCCGAGGCCCAGGGCACGACACCGGGCGACCAGCTTGTGCTCGTGGACAATCGCTTCGAAGAGGTCCACCACCTGAACGCGGCGGAAGCCTACCGCTGGCGGCGGGTCGCCATGGAAAACAACCAGGTCACCGGCATCCACGGTCGGCTCCTGATCTGGAGCGACGGCGCCACCGACATCATCAGCGCCACCGTCCAGAACAACAGCCTGAACGTCATGACCGGCACCGTGGATTACCAGACCACCGGCATCGGCGTCTACTACCTGGACGCGCCGGTGACCATCAGCGGCAACACGGTGCAGGGCGCGTCCACCTGTCTCACGGCGAGTGGTATCGAGGCGCTGACGGTCACCGGCAACCAGTTCAGCAGCTGCGCCACGCGCGGCCTGCTCTTCTCGGACTCGGGCAGCGTGGTCACGCCCGCCCAGGCACTGATCCAGGGTAACACCTTCGCCGACGGGCCCCTGGGCGTGGAGAACCAGGCCGAAAGCTTTGAGCTGAACGTCTGTGAAAACACCTTCACCAACATCGCCCAGCGGGAGCTTTCCAACCCCGGCCCCTTCGCACGCTGCACCAGCGATGTGGTCGTCACCAAAGTGGTGGATTGGAGCGGCCTGCCGGCCGATCCCACGGCCTCCTTCGAGCTCTGCATCAGTGGCCCGGGCTACAACGACTGTCAGGTGAACGTCGCGCCCTCCCAGACCATCACCTGGACCGACCTCTGGCCGGGCACCTATGTCATCACGGAGACCGCCGCTGCCGGCTACAGCGTCGCCATGAGCTGTGACAACGGCGCCAGTGGTACCAGCCTCAGCTTGAGCCTGGTGCGGGACCAGGACGTCACCTGTCAGGTCACCAACACGGCCCTGCCGGCCAGCCTCACCATCACCAAGACGGTGGTCGGCCCGGCGCCCGATAGTCCTTGGACGTTCACCGGCAGCCTGGGCAACTTCACCCTGCCCGCGGCCGGCGGCGCTCAGACCTTCTCTGGGCTGGCAGCCGGCAGTTATGTCATTACAGAAACCACGAAGCCGGGCTACCAGACGAGCGTGCTCTGCGATAACGGCGTCCAGGGGACAGCCAGCGTCGCCGTGACCCTCGCCCTGGGCGAACATGTGGCCTGCGAATTCGTCAACACCGCCATCCTGCCTGTGGTTACCATCACCAAGACGGTGGTCGGCCCGGCGCCCGATAGCCCCTGGGCGTTCACCGGCAACCTGGGCGACTTCACCCTGCCCGCGGCCGGTGGCAGCCAGACCTTCGCCAACCTCCAGCCGGGCAGCTACATCGTCCAGGAAACATCCCAGCCTGGCTACACCACCCACGTCACCTGTGACGACGGCACCCAGGGCAACAACAACGTCATCCTGGACCTGGCTCTGGACGAACACGTGCGCTGTGAGTTCGTCAACACCGCCATCCTGCCCACCGTGACCGTGGTCAAGCGGGTGGAGGGGCTCCCGCCCGCCACTGCGTGGGCATTCAGCGGCGACCTGGGCAGCTTTACCTTGCCCGCGACTGGCGGCAGCCAGTCCTTCACGGGCCTCCAGCCGGGCACTTACACCATCCAGGAAGCATCCCAGCCTGGCTACACCACCCACGTCACCTGTGACGACGGCAGCCAGGGCAATGACAGCGTCACCCTGAACCTGGCCCTGGCCGAAAACGTGACCTGTGAGTTCGTCAACAGCGCCATCCCGCCCACCATTACCATCACCAAGACGGTGGTCGGCCCGGCGCCCGATAGCCCCTGGACGTTCACCGGCAGCCTGGGCAACTTCACCCTGCCCGCGGCCGGCGGCAGCCAGACCTTCTCTGGGCTGGCAGCCGGCAGTTATGTCATTACAGAAACCACGAAGCCGGGCTACCAGACGAGCGTGCTCTGCGATAACGGCGTCCAGGGGACAGCCAGCGTCGCCGTGACCCTCGCCCTGGGCGAACATGTGGCCTGCGAATTCGTCAACACCGCCATCCTGCCTGTGGTTACCATCACCAAGACGGTGGTCGGCCCGGCGCCCGATAGCCCCTGGGCGTTCACCGGCAACCTGGGCGACTTCACCCTGCCCGCGGCCGGTGGCAGCCAGACCTTCGCCAACCTCCAGCCGGGCAGCTACATCGTCCAGGAAACATCCCAGCCTGGCTACACCACCCACGTCACCTGTGACGACGGCACCCAGGGCAACAACAACGTCATCCTGGACCTGGCTCTGGACGAACACGTGCGCTGTGAGTTCGTCAACACCGCCATCCTGCCCACCGTGACCGTGGTCAAGCGGGTGGAGGGGCTCCCGCCCGCCACTGCGTGGGCATTCAGCGGCGACCTGGGCAGCTTTACCTTGCCCGCGACTGGCGGCAGCCAGTCCTTCACGGGCCTCCAGCCGGGCACTTACACCATCCAGGAAGCATCCCAGCCTGGCTACACCACCCACGTCACCTGTGACGACGGCAGCCAGGGCAATGACAGCGTCACCCTGAACCTGGCCCTGGCCGAAAACGTGACCTGCGAGTTCGTCAACAGCGCCATCCCGCCCACCATTACCATCACCAAGACGGTGGTCGGCCCGGCGCCCGATAGCCCCTGGACGTTCACCGGCAGCCTGGGCAACTTCACCCTGCCCGCGGCCGGCGGCGCTCAGACCTTCACGGGCCTCCAGCCGGGCAGCTACACCATCACCGAGACGGTGAAATCGGGCTATCATGCGGCGGTGAGCTGCGACAACGGCGCCACCGGTGACCACGCTGTCCAACTGGAACTGGCTCCTGGTGATCAGGTGGCCTGCACCTTCGTCAATACAGCAGGAACAGCAACCGTGGTGATCACCAAGACGGTGGTCGGCCCGGCGCCCGATAGCCCCTGGACGTTCACCGGCAGCCTGGGCGACTTCACCCTGCCCGCGGCCGGTGGCAGCCAGACCTTCACCGGCCTCCAGCCGGGCACCTACACCATCCGCGAAACAGGTCAGCCTGGCTACGGGCCGTCGGTCCAGTGCGACAACGGCGCGGGCGGCGCAGACAGTATCACCGTGAGCCTGAAGCCGGGCCAGGTGATTGGCTGTGAATTCACCAACAGCGCGCAGAAGGGGACCCTGGTGGTGACCAAACTGGTGGAAGGGGAAGCGCCGGAGAGCCCCTGGCAGTTCACGGGCGATCTGGGCAACTTTACCCTGCCCGCCACTGGTGGGACCCGGGTCTTCGCCGGGCTGGAGCCGGGGAGCTACCAGGTGCAGGAGGCAGCGGCTCCTGGCTTCACCGGGTCGGTGGTCTGCGACAATGGTACGAGCGGCGACACCAGCGTCACCGTGCAACTGAGCCCCGGCGCGAGCGTCGCCTGTACCTTCGTCAACCGGCGTCAGCCGGCGGCCATCGAGCTCCAGGCGACGGTGGGCGTCGATCCCAATACCTGTGGTGAGGAACGTGCCATCACCGTGCCGGCGGGGACCACGGTCTACTACTGCTACACCGTGACCAATCGCGGTGCCTCTACCTTAACCACCCACGATCTGGAGGACAGTCAACTGGGCACCCTGTTCACTGCGCTCGCCTATGAATTGGGGCCTGGCGAAAGCATCTCCACCGTGGATCTGGGGCAGCGCTACAGCACCACGGTGCAAAGCACTGTGGCCAGTCTCGCCACCTGGAGTGCCTACAGCGATCCGAACCTGCAGGTCCATGCGGTCGCGCAAACCCTGGTGAATGTGGGTCAGCCGGCCATCGACGTGGTCAAGACCGTCGGTACCGATCCGGGCCGCTGCAGTGAACAGAGCACCCTGGTGGTCGCGCCGGATAGCGAGGTCTACTTCTGCGTAACGGTGGTCAACACGGGCAACGTGACCTTCACCCACGTCACCCTCGAGGATCCACTCCTGGGTGTAACGGTGACTATCCCCGAACAGCTGGCGCCAGGTGCGACTGCCACCTTCACCCGCACCCAGATCGCGGCGCTGGGCCCGGTGACGGTCACAGCCAACATGACCAACACAGTGACCGTGAAAGTCGCCAATGGCGAAGTCCAGGGGGCCAATCTGACCGCGCAGCCCGTTCCTGGCCTCTTCCATGCCACGGATCAGGCCACGGCTGTCGTGCTTGTGGACCTGGCCCTTCAGGAGGAAGAGCAGGTGGTGGATACCAATCGCATCTATCTCCCGCTCATCGAACGCTGA